The Salvia miltiorrhiza cultivar Shanhuang (shh) chromosome 1, IMPLAD_Smil_shh, whole genome shotgun sequence genome has a window encoding:
- the LOC130995012 gene encoding LOW QUALITY PROTEIN: catalase isozyme 2-like (The sequence of the model RefSeq protein was modified relative to this genomic sequence to represent the inferred CDS: deleted 2 bases in 2 codons), whose amino-acid sequence MDPYKFRPSSTYNTPFTTTNSGNPVWNDNNALTVGSRGPILLEDYHLVEKVANFARERIPERVVHARGASAKGFFEVTHDISHLTCADFLRAPGVQTPLIIRFSTVIHERGSPETLRDPRGFAIKFYTREGNFDMVGNNIPVFFIRDGMKFPDLIHAMKPNPKSHIQETWRYLDFFSHIPESLNTFTFFFDDYGIPQDYRHMEGFGVHTFTLINKAGKVNYVKFHWKPTCGIKCLSDEEAKVIGGANHSHATKDLYDSITAGNFPEWKLFIQIMDPADEDKFDFDPLDVTLTWPEDILPLQPVGRMVLNKNIDNFFTENEQLAFNPSVIVPGIYFSNDKMLQCRTFAYGDTQRHRLGPNHLMLPVNAPKCPHRNNHHDGFMNFMHRDEEVNYFPSKYDPCRHAEKHPIPTAVITGRRERVCIDKENNFKEPGVRYRSWAPDRQDRFVKRWVDALSDTRLTHEIRAIWISWWTQVDKSLGQKLASRLNVRPTM is encoded by the exons ATGGATCCGTACAAG TTCCGTCCCTCAAGTACGTACAATACGCCTTTCACCACCACCAATTCTGGAAATCCTGTCTGGAACGACAACAATGCTCTCACTGTTGGAAGTAGAG GCCCCATCCTCCTGGAGGACTACCATTTGGTAGAGAAAGTTGCTAACTTCGCCCGGGAGAGGATCCCGGAGCGTGTTGTCCACGCGAGAGGTGCGAGCGCCAAGGGATTCTTCGAGGTCACTCATGACATCTCTCACCTCACTTGCGCCGATTTCCTCCGAGCACCGGGCGTTCAAACCCCGCTCATCATCCGCTTCTCCACCGTCATCCACGAACGCGGCAGCCCCGAAACCCTTCGGGACCCTCGGGGTTTCGCCATCAAATTCTACACCAGAGAG GGAAACTTCGACATGGTGGGAAACAACATCCCGGTGTTCTTCATCCGGGACGGGATGAAGTTCCCGGACCTGATCCACGCGATGAAACCGAACCCGAAATCCCACATCCAGGAAACATGGCGTTACCTGGACTTCTTCTCCCACATCCCGGAGAGCCTCAACACCTTCACCTTCTTCTTCGACGACTACGGCATCCCGCAGGACTACCGGCACATGGAGGGCTTCGGCGTGCACACCTTCACCCTCATCAACAAGGCCGGCAAGGTCAACTACGTCAAGTTCCACTGGAAGCCCACCTGCGGCATCAAGTGCCTCTCGGACGAGGAGGCCAAGGTG ATCGGCGGCGCCAACCACAGCCACGCCACCAAGGATCTGTACGACTCCATCACCGCCGGCAACTTCCCCGAGTGGAAGCTGTTCATCCAGATCATGGACCCGGCGGACGAGGACAAGTTCGACTTCGACCCGCTGGACGTGACGCTGACGTGGCCGGAGGACATCCTGCCGCTGCAGCCCGTGGGGAGGATGGTGCTCAACAAGAACattgacaatttcttcacggaGAATGAGCAGCTGGCCTTTAATCCCTCCGTCATCGTGCCCGGGATTTACTTCTCCAACGACAAGATGCTTCAATGCCGGACTTTTGCGTATGGAGACACGCAGCGCCAC AGGCTTGGGCCCAACCACCTGATGCTGCCGGTGAATGCGCCGAAATGCCCCCATCGCAACAACCACCATGATGGCTTCATGAACTTCATGCATAGGGATGAGGAGGTGAATTATTTCCCCTCCAAGTATGACCCTTGCCGCCATGCCGAGAAGCACCCCATTCCCACCGCCGTCATAACCGGGAGACGTGAAAGGGTGTGCATCGATAAGGAGAATAACTTCAAGGAACCCGGAGTCAGATACCGTTCATGGGCACCAGACAGGCAAGACAGATTTGTGAAGCGATGGGTTGATGCGTTATCGGATACCCGTCTCACCCACGAGATACGTGCTATTTGGATATCGTGGTGGACTCAG GTCGACAAGTCCCTTGGTCAGAAACTGGCGTCCCGTCTGAATGTGAGGCCAACCATGTGA
- the LOC130995042 gene encoding SWR1 complex bromodomain subunit bdf1-like: MGKVPTAAAATTEMKRKKKKGRPLKNPPPLSTPPKAPLSNSASRRSTRRNPNHLNSPPRPDFDDDEDERKEKKVKLVVRLPQSDEKTKADEKNQQQLQQSGRHSHDSDSGSESGSDYDSDPEDEDREGPAKKRKIIGDDGGSDDGGLDQDKEIVMKATDTPLQGSPLESGPTAALPEKKLLVFILDRLQKKDTYGVFSEPVDPDELPDYFDIIKHPMDFGTVRKKLESGAYKNLDELEADVDLICSNAMQYNAADTVYYRQARTIQELAKRDFKNLKHEGADGAPQPKIVRRGRPPSSKNQKKPLETSPVDRVGTDLSSGATLANGEDKATGSNSYNLRKASPLFRYRSSDPFMSPYSSRNGENYSEYSTDWNNEFPASILRADMKYGKKQFTVDENKRDTYRQFDSMSLGDNSPILYHSNGNMKRLVPVGLQEALAYARSLARYAANLGPAAWKMASKKIEAVLPAGVQYGPGWVGDNGAPPQPLPTSIEKQKSFVGDFSSSKLVTPRTSSVGATGPCEAMVEAVKKLNNQNEVAGQGDASSWRTQLPPQQNHMHNSHRNGFTGMFGYGGSSARAATPQHPVAEGFSSPSPKVEIASPNDRSSNHSSAIEQAKLPEGGSSVLPPGYQTAQVKSVGEAETRTPAKSPWQGLPAQQQRYNLAVPPDLNVRVPAGSPGPSLQIGSPQQPDLALQL, encoded by the exons ATGGGTAAGGTACCAACTGCGGCAGCAGCAACAACGGAGatgaagagaaagaagaagaaaggccGTCCTTTGAAGAACCCCCCTCCCCTCTCAACCCCACCCAAAGCCCCTCTTTCCAATTCCGCAAGCCGACGATCCACCCGCCGGAACCCTAATCACCTTAATTCTCCGCCGCGGCCGGACTTCGATGACGACGAAGACGAGCGCAAGGAGAAGAAGGTCAAACTCGTCGTTCGCCTGCCCCAATCGGATGAGAAGACTAAGGCTGATGAGAAGAATCAACAGCAGCTCCAGCAAAGCGGGCGGCATTCCCACGATTCCGATTCGGGTTCTGAGTCCGGGTCGGACTATGATTCGGACCCTGAGGATGAGGATCGGGAGGGCCCAGCGAAGAAGCGCAAGATAATTGGCGATGATGGCGGATCTGACGATGGGGGTTTGGATCAG GATAAAGAGATTGTGATGAAAGCGACAGACACTCCTCTACAAG gGTCACCATTGGAGTCTGGTCCCACTGCTGCTTTACCTGAAAAAAAGTTGTTGGTATTCATTCTTGACAGGCTTCAAAA GAAGGACACATATGGAGTGTTTTCTGAGCCTGTGGATCCCGATGAG CTGCCTGATTATTTTGACATAATAAAGCATCCAATGGATTTTGGGACAGTGAGGAAGAAACTTGAGAGTGGAGCTTACAAAAACTTGGATGAGTTGGAG gCTGATGTAGATTTGATATGTTCAAATGCCATGCAATATAATGCTGCAGATACAGTCTACTATCGGCAG GCACGAACCATACAAGAGCTTGCAAAGAGAGACTTCAAAAATCTGAAGCATGAAGGTGCTGATGGTGCACCCCAACCGAAGATAGTGCGGAGAGGCAGGCCGCCAAGCAGTAAGAACCAGAAGAAACCTCTTGAGACGTCCCCAGTAGATCGTGTTGGCACTGACCTTTCTTCAGGTGCAACTCTTGCTAATGGAGAAGATAAGGCAACTGGATCTAATTCTTACAATCTAAGAAAGGCGTCACCATTATTTAGGTACAGGTCCTCTGACCCATTTATGTCACCTTACTCTTCAAGAAATGGTGAAAACTACTCCGAGTATTCGACGGATTGGAATAATGAATTTCCAG CATCAATTTTAAGGGCTGATATGAAATATGGAAAAAAACAGTTTACAGTGGATGAGAACAAGCGTGACACCTACCGACAATTTGATTCGATGTCTTTAGGCGACAATTCGCCCATTTTGTATCATTCAAATGGAAACATGAAGCGACTTGTGCCg GTGGGTCTTCAAGAAGCGCTTGCTTATGCTAGAAGCCTGGCAAGGTATGCTGCAAATCTCGGCCCTGCAGCTTGGAAAATGGCATCGAAGAAGATAGAGGCCGTCTTACCTGCAGGGGTACAATATGGTCCTGGCTGGGTGGGTGATAACGGAGCACCTCCTCAGCCATTGCCTACCTCAATCGAGAAGCAGAAATCGTTTGTTGGGGATTTTAGTTCAAGCAAACTTGTTACACCCCGAACTTCTTCTGTCGGGGCCACTGGGCCCTGTGAAGCTATGGTTGAAGCTGTtaaaaaactcaacaaccagAACGAGGTAGCCGGTCAAGGTGATGCGTCTTCTTGGAGAACACAATTGCCACCCCAGCAAAATCACATGCACAACTCCCACAGAAATGGTTTTACTGGAATGTTTGGGTACGGTGGTTCATCTGCAAGAGCAGCGACGCCGCAACATCCAGTTGCAGAAGGATTCTCTTCTCCATCTCCAAAGGTGGAAATAGCATCCCCAAATGACCGTTCATCAAACCATTCTTCAGCGATCGAGCAAGCTAAGTTGCCAGAAGGCGGCAGCAGCGTTCTACCCCCTGGATATCAAACGGCGCAAGTTAAATCCGTTGGAGAAGCTGAGACGCGTACTCCTGCGAAATCTCCATGGCAGGGGCTGCCGGCGCAGCAGCAAAGATATAACCTTGCAGTTCCACCGGACCTGAATGTAAGAGTCCCGGCCGGCTCACCTGGTCCAAGCCTGCAAATTGGTTCACCGCAACAGCCGGATCTGGCATTACAGCTCTGA
- the LOC130995055 gene encoding probable serine/threonine-protein kinase PBL21, with amino-acid sequence MSCFPCVSFRREDVLDYDEDINLKSIEKLVDAKGKGSVKVEEDEEGEGRGRGREKGISKKGNMARSFTFKELAAATQNFKDANMIGEGGFGNVYKGRLDCGTVVAVKQLNLEGLQGHQEFVVEVLMLSLLHHPNLVNLIGYCTHAQQRLLVYEFMSRGSLENHLFDLEADQEPLSWATRLKIAVGAARGLEYLHCQANPPVIYRDLKSSNILLDSDFNVKLSDFGLAKLGPVGDNTHVSTRVMGTYGYCAPEYAMSGKLTLKSDIYSFGVVLLELITGRKAMDFSKKPGEQNLVVWSRPFLKDRKRFIEMVDPLLEGRYSAKSVQHAIVVTAMCLQEQANNRPSIADIVNALDYLQEERSPSNTNLNVSLS; translated from the exons ATGAGTTGCTTTCCTTGCGTAAGCTTTAGGCGTGAGGATGTACTAGACTATGATGAAGATATAAACCTAAAATCCATCGAAAAATTAG TTGATGCAAAGGGAAAGGGAAGTGTCAAGGTTGAAGAAG acgAAGAGGGCGAGGGGCGAGggcgagggagagagaaagGCATTTCGAAGAAGGGAAACATGGCCCGGAGCTTCACGTTCAAGGAACTCGCGGCCGCTACCCAGAATTTCAAGGATGCCAACATGATCGGGGAAGGCGGGTTTGGCAACGTGTACAAGGGCCGGCTCGACTGTGGCACG GTGGTTGCTGTGAAGCAACTGAATCTCGAGGGGCTTCAAGGGCACCAAGAATTTGTGGTGGAGGTGTTGATGCTGAGTTTGCTGCACCATCCCAACCTTGTGAATCTCATCGGTTACTGCACTCACGCTCAACAAAGGCTCTTGGTTTATGAGTTCATGTCCAGAGGCAGCCTCGAGAATCATCTCTTTG ATCTAGAGGCGGATCAAGAGCCACTGAGTTGGGCGACGAGGTTGAAGATTGCGGTTGGGGCGGCTCGTGGGCTCGAATACCTCCATTGCCAGGCAAATCCACCGGTGATATACCGCGATCTGAAATCGTCGAACATATTATTGGACAGCGACTTCAACGTGAAGCTGTCCGATTTCGGGCTGGCCAAGCTGGGGCCGGTGGGCGACAACACCCACGTCTCCACGCGAGTCATGGGAACCTACGGCTACTGCGCCCCGGAATACGCCATGAGCGGCAAGCTCACCTTGAAATCCGACATCTACAGCTTCGGAGTCGTGCTGCTCGAGCTCATCACCGGCCGCAAGGCCATGGACTTCAGCAAGAAACCGGGAGAGCAAAATCTTGTCGTATGG TCGCGGCCATTTCTAAAGGATCGGAAAAGGTTCATAGAGATGGTGGATCCTCTACTAGAAGGGCGGTACTCGGCGAAGAGCGTGCAGCACGCCATCGTTGTGACGGCAATGTGTCTTCAAGAGCAGGCGAACAATCGGCCGAGCATCGCAGACATAGTGAACGCGCTGGATTACTTGCAGGAGGAGAGATCGCCATCTAACACCAACCTTAATGTCTCCTTGTCTTAG